The Fusarium falciforme chromosome 8, complete sequence region TGCATCCGGCTTTTACCTCTCCAACATCCGGGACGCCGGATTTGTTTCTACCGCAATCCCTGTAGAACCACTTGAAGCTTCCATGGCAAGGAACATGGTGCTTCTCTCGGTATTATTGACCAGCCTCATCGATATTGGGGTCTTGTCTATTTGTCGCGCATCCTTGACTGGACCCTTCTTCCGAGATTCTCTTGTTATTCAGCCTCAGACTGCATATCGATTTTGCCTGGCAACTATTGACAGGGCCCCGTTACACCCAAGTGTCAGATCCATTCAGGGTATCTGTTCCCAGCCTTAGCATCGTCCTTATTACCGTCCCCGTCATTAAAACCCCTGCCCGGTCCATCTACCGACCCATTCTTGAACTGCCGGAATTCTACTGCTTCAAACATCTTGAGCTCATGCTCACACTCCGGCTCCACCTCAGTCTCCGACTCTTCCGCCAGGCGTTCATCTCTCCTCGGCTGTTCGAGCTTCTGTCGCTCCTCCAACGTGAGGTCACTCTTTGCGGATCCAATCTTGAGGAATGGGAGGAACAGCAGGGGAACTGATGCCACACCGAATGCCATCCAGAAGGCCACCTTGTAACTCTGCCTGAGCCCAAGGTGAGCTGTCTGTCCCACCGCAATGTCTGcgatgccgaggaagaagctgatgcCTAAGAAGAGGATACTGTTGATCAATGCCCCGGCCAATCCTTGCCTGTGACTTGGCATATTTGTTGTCAGAAAGATATTGCTGACTGTAAAGGTTATATCGATACCCATGGTACAGCACACCATAGATGGAAACACCCATGCCCAATAGTTTGGGTTCTCGGGCATAAGAGCGAACAGCAGCATACTCGTTGCATTGGCTAGACACGAGATGAACAGCAGAAGTCTGCCAGGAAGGAAATGCAGAGTGAATCCGCCCACGGTGCCGATGAGTAACCCACCGGCGAACAAAGGGATGTACCAGATGGCTGTCGTAAGCGGCGACTTGTGGAGCACCAGCTCTATGTAAAAGCTGGAGTAGAACAGGAAGATTCCGAAGGTGCCGAAACTCATGAACAACGCTACAGTCAGGCGCTTCATGCACTTTGGTGCGAAGAGGTCAGCCGGCAGGAGAGGATGCCTGGCCTTGTGCGTCTCAACATACCATGCCACAACCAAGAGGATAACGCCGAGAACCAAGGTCACGATGATATGCGGAGTAGCCCAGCCATTCCGGGCGTGTGAGCTGTCGGTGAGTGCATAGACAATTAGAAGCAGCCCCGGCACAATTGTGGTGACTCCCCACCAGTCCATCGACATGTCGGTCCGCTTTCGGTTGTAGTCAAAGGGCACGGCGAGCAGCGAGATTACAGTGACGACTGCAAAGATGATGGTGCCGATCCAAAAGTACCACCGCCAGGTCAAGAACTCCGCGGAAAGCCCTCCGATTaggatgccgaggaagaagccaagcGGCGCAAAGGC contains the following coding sequences:
- a CDS encoding MFS domain-containing protein; the protein is MATDEESINRQHEPAVDVEKLGRQRPDVFKSIWAELGFGISVFCSMLLAEFFVSGFHVILPPLAKELDIPQASQTWPSSVFSLVTGAMLLPMGRLGDMYGGYLVFNGGLLWFFIWALIAGFSKNYIMLIFCRALQGLGPAAYLPGGVMLMGKIYRPGPRKNLIFALYGAFAPLGFFLGILIGGLSAEFLTWRWYFWIGTIIFAVVTVISLLAVPFDYNRKRTDMSMDWWGVTTIVPGLLLIVYALTDSSHARNGWATPHIIVTLVLGVILLVVAWYVETHKARHPLLPADLFAPKCMKRLTVALFMSFGTFGIFLFYSSFYIELVLHKSPLTTAIWYIPLFAGGLLIGTVGGFTLHFLPGRLLLFISCLANATSMLLFALMPENPNYWAWVFPSMVCCTMGIDITFTVSNIFLTTNMPSHRQGLAGALINSILFLGISFFLGIADIAVGQTAHLGLRQSYKVAFWMAFGVASVPLLFLPFLKIGSAKSDLTLEERQKLEQPRRDERLAEESETEVEPECEHELKMFEAVEFRQFKNGSVDGPGRGFNDGDGNKDDAKAGNRYPEWI